A genomic segment from Streptomyces sp. NBC_00237 encodes:
- a CDS encoding ABC transporter permease, with the protein MTATAQAPQSPAPQPKQDERLVHTSPLRKLMGRPELGSIVGAVAVFLFFSIAADSFLRASSFGTVLYAASTIGIMAVPVALLMIGGEFDLSAGVMVTSSALISSMFSYQMTANVWVGVFVSLLVTLLIGVFNGFMLTRTKLPSFIITLGTFLMLTGLNLGLTKLISGTVSTKGIGDMEGFESAKAVFASQITIGSVNLKVTILWWFVLIALATWILLRTRAGNWIFAVGGEKDAARATGVPVNKTRIGLYMGVAFAAWVSGQHLLFSYDVVQSGEGVGNELTYIIAAVIGGCLITGGYGSAIGSAVGAFIFGMTSKGIVYAEWNPDWFKFFLGAMLLLATLLNAWVRKRAEARS; encoded by the coding sequence ATGACAGCGACGGCACAGGCACCACAATCACCGGCACCACAACCGAAGCAGGACGAGCGGCTCGTCCACACCTCCCCCCTGCGCAAGCTGATGGGCCGCCCGGAACTCGGCTCCATCGTCGGCGCGGTCGCGGTGTTTCTGTTCTTCTCGATCGCCGCCGACAGCTTCCTGCGCGCCTCCAGCTTCGGCACCGTCCTCTACGCGGCGTCGACGATCGGCATCATGGCCGTCCCCGTGGCCCTGCTGATGATCGGCGGCGAGTTCGACCTGTCCGCGGGCGTCATGGTGACCAGCTCCGCGCTGATCTCCTCGATGTTCAGCTACCAGATGACCGCGAACGTCTGGGTGGGCGTCTTCGTGTCGCTGCTGGTCACGCTGCTGATCGGCGTCTTCAACGGCTTCATGCTGACCCGCACCAAACTCCCGAGCTTCATCATCACGCTCGGTACGTTCCTGATGCTGACCGGCCTGAACCTCGGCCTCACCAAGCTCATCAGCGGCACCGTCTCCACCAAGGGCATCGGCGACATGGAGGGCTTCGAGTCCGCCAAGGCCGTCTTCGCCTCCCAGATCACCATCGGCTCCGTCAACCTCAAGGTGACGATCCTGTGGTGGTTCGTGCTGATCGCCCTGGCCACCTGGATCCTGCTGCGCACCCGCGCCGGAAACTGGATCTTCGCGGTCGGCGGCGAGAAGGACGCGGCCCGCGCCACCGGCGTCCCCGTCAACAAGACCCGCATCGGCCTCTACATGGGCGTCGCCTTCGCCGCCTGGGTCTCCGGCCAGCACCTGCTGTTCTCGTACGACGTCGTGCAGTCCGGCGAGGGCGTCGGCAACGAGCTGACGTACATCATCGCGGCCGTCATCGGCGGCTGTCTGATCACCGGCGGGTACGGCTCCGCGATCGGCTCGGCGGTCGGCGCGTTTATCTTCGGCATGACGAGCAAGGGCATCGTCTACGCCGAGTGGAACCCGGACTGGTTCAAGTTCTTCCTCGGAGCGATGCTCCTTCTGGCCACCCTGCTCAACGCATGGGTACGCAAGCGAGCGGAGGCACGGTCATGA
- a CDS encoding sugar ABC transporter substrate-binding protein: protein MARVRTGVRALGAVLAAVLGASLTGCSSTGGKRAEERAAAAAAQGKAAVNTPKWTFAMVTHSGAGDTFWDIVQSGAKQAAVKDNIDFLYANNAEAQQQAQLVDTYIDKKVDGLIVTLAKPDAMKDVLAKAKKAGIPVITINSGTEESKAFGALTHIGQDETIAGEAVGDELTERSKKKALCVLHERGNVGHEQRCEGVKKSFKGTVENLYVDGTNMPDVQASIEAKLQTAKDIDAVVTLGAPFADAAVQAKQQAGSAAEIDTFDLNAKVADSLDAGTLGFAVDQQPYLQGYEAVDLLWLYRYNADVLGGGKPVLTGPQIITKDDAAELKAYTKRGTR, encoded by the coding sequence GTGGCAAGGGTTCGGACAGGGGTACGCGCGCTGGGCGCGGTGCTGGCGGCGGTGCTCGGGGCTTCCCTCACCGGTTGCAGCAGCACCGGCGGCAAGCGGGCCGAGGAGCGCGCGGCAGCGGCCGCCGCCCAGGGCAAGGCCGCGGTGAACACCCCCAAGTGGACCTTCGCCATGGTCACCCACTCGGGTGCAGGCGACACGTTCTGGGACATCGTGCAGAGCGGGGCCAAGCAGGCAGCCGTCAAGGACAACATCGACTTTCTGTATGCGAACAACGCGGAGGCCCAGCAGCAGGCCCAGCTGGTCGACACGTACATCGACAAGAAGGTCGACGGACTGATCGTCACGCTCGCCAAGCCGGACGCCATGAAGGACGTCCTCGCCAAGGCGAAGAAGGCCGGGATCCCGGTGATCACGATCAACTCGGGCACCGAGGAGTCCAAGGCGTTCGGGGCGCTCACCCACATCGGCCAGGACGAGACCATCGCCGGCGAGGCCGTCGGCGACGAGCTGACCGAGCGCTCCAAGAAGAAGGCCCTGTGCGTGCTGCACGAGCGGGGCAACGTCGGCCACGAGCAGCGCTGCGAAGGCGTCAAGAAGTCCTTCAAGGGCACGGTCGAGAACCTCTACGTCGACGGCACCAACATGCCCGACGTCCAGGCGTCCATCGAGGCCAAGCTCCAGACGGCGAAGGACATCGACGCCGTCGTCACCCTCGGCGCGCCCTTCGCGGACGCGGCCGTGCAGGCGAAGCAGCAGGCGGGCAGCGCCGCCGAGATCGACACCTTCGACCTCAACGCCAAGGTCGCCGACTCCCTCGACGCGGGCACGCTCGGCTTCGCCGTCGACCAGCAGCCGTACCTCCAGGGATACGAGGCGGTGGACCTGCTCTGGCTCTACCGCTACAACGCGGACGTTCTCGGCGGCGGCAAGCCCGTCCTGACCGGCCCCCAGATCATCACCAAGGACGACGCGGCCGAGCTGAAGGCGTACACGAAGCGGGGGACCCGATGA
- a CDS encoding substrate-binding domain-containing protein, giving the protein MRTTRTARRKAALLAAAGISAALALTGCSGSGGKSSEEKPSAGQGAGGKAADTPRIKIAMITHSGEGDTFWDIVQSGAKAAAAKDNVDFLYSANKEGKEQASLIEAAVDQKVQGIVVTLAKPEAVGAAVKKAVAAGIPVVTINSGGRHSPGLGALSHIGQDEAVAGEGVGAELNTRGKKKALCVIHEQGNVSLEERCAGVKKTFRGSVENLNVEGTNMPATTSSIEAKLQASKDIDVVVTLGAPFADATVKAKEGAGSTAEVDTFDLNAAVVKSLKSKAVGFAVDQQPYLQGYLAIDEIWLNRTNGNVLGGGKPVLTGPAIVTEKDVPALEKYTARGTR; this is encoded by the coding sequence ATGCGTACCACTCGTACGGCACGTCGCAAGGCGGCACTCCTGGCCGCGGCAGGCATATCGGCGGCACTCGCCCTCACCGGATGCAGCGGTTCCGGCGGCAAGAGCTCCGAGGAGAAGCCGTCCGCAGGGCAGGGCGCGGGCGGAAAGGCCGCCGACACGCCCCGCATCAAGATCGCGATGATCACCCACTCCGGCGAGGGCGACACCTTCTGGGACATCGTGCAGAGCGGCGCCAAGGCCGCCGCCGCCAAGGACAACGTCGACTTCCTCTACTCCGCCAACAAGGAGGGCAAGGAACAGGCATCCCTCATCGAGGCGGCCGTCGACCAGAAGGTGCAGGGCATCGTCGTCACCCTCGCCAAGCCCGAAGCAGTCGGCGCGGCCGTGAAGAAGGCCGTCGCCGCGGGCATCCCCGTCGTCACCATCAACTCGGGCGGCCGGCACTCCCCGGGCCTCGGCGCGCTCAGCCACATCGGCCAGGACGAGGCCGTCGCCGGGGAGGGCGTCGGCGCGGAGCTGAACACGCGCGGCAAGAAGAAGGCCCTGTGCGTCATCCACGAACAGGGCAACGTCTCCCTCGAAGAACGCTGCGCGGGCGTCAAGAAGACCTTCAGGGGCAGCGTCGAGAACCTCAACGTGGAGGGCACGAACATGCCCGCCACCACCTCCTCCATCGAGGCCAAGCTCCAGGCGTCCAAGGACATCGACGTCGTGGTCACGCTCGGCGCACCGTTCGCGGACGCAACGGTGAAGGCGAAGGAAGGCGCGGGCAGCACGGCCGAGGTCGACACCTTCGACCTGAACGCGGCCGTCGTGAAGAGCCTCAAATCGAAGGCGGTCGGCTTCGCCGTCGACCAGCAGCCGTACCTCCAGGGCTACCTCGCCATCGACGAAATCTGGCTGAATCGCACCAATGGGAACGTCCTGGGTGGCGGCAAACCGGTCCTCACCGGACCCGCGATCGTCACCGAGAAGGACGTACCCGCACTGGAGAAATACACCGCCCGCGGCACCCGATGA
- a CDS encoding GntR family transcriptional regulator codes for MPKPATDPTVALRLGVDRSSPVPLYFQLSQQLEAAIEKGRLSPGSRLGNEVDLAARLGLSRPTVRQAIQSLVDKGLLVRRRGVGTQVVHSQVRRPLALSSLYDDLEAAGQRPTTLVLHNAVEPAAPAVAAALRVAEGAEVHRIDRLRSAHGEPMAYLRNHLPLGLLALDSAELESTGLYRVMRAAGVTLHSARQTVGAKAAGAAEGALLGESAGAPLLTMERRTFDGTGRAIEFGSHLYRASRYAFDFQLLVRP; via the coding sequence GTGCCGAAACCAGCGACCGACCCCACCGTCGCCCTACGACTCGGTGTGGACCGCAGCAGCCCGGTCCCGCTCTACTTCCAGCTCTCCCAGCAGCTCGAAGCCGCCATCGAGAAGGGCCGGCTCTCACCCGGCAGCCGCCTGGGCAACGAAGTGGACCTCGCCGCCCGCCTCGGCCTGTCCCGCCCCACCGTCCGCCAGGCCATCCAGTCCCTGGTCGACAAGGGCCTCCTGGTGCGGCGCAGGGGAGTGGGCACCCAGGTCGTGCACAGCCAGGTCAGACGCCCGCTCGCGCTGAGCAGCCTGTACGACGACCTGGAGGCGGCCGGTCAACGGCCCACCACCCTCGTCCTGCACAACGCCGTCGAACCCGCGGCTCCGGCGGTCGCCGCCGCACTGCGCGTCGCCGAGGGAGCCGAGGTGCACCGCATCGACCGCCTGCGCTCGGCGCACGGCGAGCCCATGGCGTACCTGCGCAACCACCTTCCCCTCGGGCTCCTCGCCCTCGACAGCGCCGAGCTGGAGTCGACCGGTCTCTACCGGGTGATGCGCGCCGCCGGGGTCACCCTGCACAGCGCCCGCCAGACCGTCGGGGCGAAAGCCGCGGGGGCGGCGGAGGGGGCGCTCCTCGGGGAGAGCGCGGGCGCGCCGCTGCTGACGATGGAGCGGCGGACCTTCGACGGGACGGGCCGGGCGATCGAGTTCGGCTCGCACCTCTACCGGGCCTCGCGGTACGCCTTCGACTTCCAGCTGCTCGTACGGCCGTGA
- a CDS encoding Gfo/Idh/MocA family oxidoreductase yields the protein MRIGLMGTGRIGSFHAEVLSRHPAVGSLVLADADAGRAAEVAARVGAAFTPAEDLLTAGLDALVIASATAAHAELIGRAARAGLAVFCEKPIAVDLPGTLEALRQVEAAGTVLQLGFMRRFDAGYGVARARVRSGELGRLHTIRTVSSDAAPPPAAYLPLSGGLYRDCLVHDFDILRWVTGREVVRVYAAGSAAGPEMFAAADDVSTAAVVLTLDDGVLATATATRCNGAGYDVRMELAGDLDQLAVGLDDRTPLTSAEASGPPAPAKPWSGFLERFAPAYEAELDAFLGVVRGSLPNPCDGREALEALRVAEACEVSRRQGRAVRLSEIPGR from the coding sequence ATGCGTATCGGACTCATGGGCACGGGCCGCATCGGTTCCTTCCACGCCGAGGTGCTGTCCCGGCATCCGGCGGTGGGTTCGCTGGTGCTGGCGGACGCGGACGCGGGGCGGGCGGCTGAGGTAGCCGCCCGTGTGGGGGCCGCATTCACCCCTGCGGAGGACCTGTTGACCGCCGGGCTCGACGCACTGGTGATCGCGTCGGCGACGGCCGCGCACGCCGAGCTGATCGGACGGGCCGCGCGGGCGGGGCTCGCGGTGTTCTGCGAGAAGCCGATCGCCGTCGACCTGCCGGGCACGCTGGAGGCACTGCGCCAGGTGGAGGCGGCGGGCACGGTGCTCCAACTCGGCTTCATGCGACGCTTCGACGCCGGTTACGGGGTGGCCAGGGCCCGCGTGCGCTCCGGCGAACTGGGCCGCCTGCACACGATCCGTACGGTCTCCTCCGACGCCGCGCCGCCCCCGGCCGCGTATCTGCCGCTCTCCGGCGGTCTCTACCGGGACTGTCTGGTGCACGACTTCGACATCCTGCGCTGGGTGACCGGGCGCGAGGTGGTGCGGGTGTACGCGGCCGGGTCGGCGGCCGGTCCCGAGATGTTCGCGGCGGCGGACGACGTGTCCACGGCCGCAGTGGTGCTGACGCTGGACGACGGGGTCCTCGCCACGGCGACCGCGACCCGCTGCAACGGCGCCGGATACGACGTACGCATGGAACTGGCCGGTGACCTGGACCAGTTGGCCGTCGGCCTGGACGACCGTACCCCGCTCACCTCCGCCGAGGCGTCGGGCCCGCCCGCCCCGGCGAAACCGTGGTCCGGTTTCCTGGAGCGGTTCGCCCCGGCGTACGAGGCGGAGCTCGACGCGTTCCTCGGCGTCGTACGGGGATCGCTGCCGAATCCGTGCGACGGGCGCGAGGCCCTGGAGGCGTTGCGGGTGGCGGAGGCGTGCGAGGTGTCGCGGCGGCAGGGGCGGGCGGTCCGGCTGAGCGAGATACCGGGGCGGTGA
- a CDS encoding NAD(P)-dependent oxidoreductase — MAKISLFGANGTIGSRILREALDRGHQVTAVVRDPAKLAGEAHPNLTVVVGDVLDPTSVTEVAKGQDVLVTAVGGGDGPGHLATIEPSAKALVGGVRALGDDAPRLIAVGGAGSLRTPDGKQVWDADGLPEFLLQIMHAHGDALDFYRTVSDVRWTNLSPAGTIEPGERTGVYRTDTEALVLDAEGNSRISTEDYAVALLDEIERPQHVGERFTVGY, encoded by the coding sequence ATGGCGAAGATCTCCCTCTTCGGGGCCAACGGCACCATCGGCAGCCGCATCCTGCGCGAGGCCCTCGACCGTGGCCACCAGGTCACCGCCGTCGTCCGCGACCCCGCGAAGCTCGCAGGCGAGGCGCACCCGAACCTCACCGTCGTCGTCGGAGACGTCCTCGATCCGACGTCGGTCACCGAGGTCGCCAAGGGGCAGGACGTCCTCGTCACCGCGGTCGGCGGCGGCGACGGCCCGGGCCACCTGGCGACGATCGAGCCTTCGGCGAAGGCCCTGGTGGGAGGCGTACGGGCGCTGGGCGACGACGCGCCCCGCCTCATCGCGGTCGGCGGCGCCGGCTCGCTGCGCACCCCGGACGGCAAGCAGGTGTGGGACGCCGACGGCCTGCCGGAGTTCCTGCTCCAGATCATGCACGCGCACGGCGACGCGCTCGACTTCTACCGCACCGTGAGCGACGTCCGGTGGACCAACCTCAGCCCCGCGGGCACCATCGAGCCCGGTGAGCGCACCGGTGTCTACCGCACGGACACCGAGGCCCTGGTCCTCGACGCCGAGGGCAACAGCCGGATCAGCACCGAGGACTACGCGGTGGCGCTCCTCGACGAGATCGAACGCCCGCAGCACGTGGGGGAGCGGTTCACGGTCGGTTACTGA
- a CDS encoding AraC family transcriptional regulator: MVVKKRHTPLSGTPGIPAIPEVRFHAPGGAPAGMEVLTLATLRANACADSISATHRPDFHHLLRLESGSLPLMVDFASYRMLPGEWLWVRPGQVHRWDDLYGAEGTLVLFEAGFPDPATSTAARLDDPFGPTVRRLSEAGDAAARRALDQLHQEYRALRGADPDAQGAWLPPDAHLSVLRHLLAVLLLRLAHTGEQSAGCDSPDAFLRFRAAVERDFARTRRVDDYARELGYAARTLSRATLSAAGVGAKEFIDRRVVLEAKRLLAHSDHSASRVAALLGFRDAANFGKYFQQRTGESPLAFRTTARGGAV, encoded by the coding sequence ATGGTGGTGAAAAAGCGACACACGCCTCTTTCTGGCACTCCGGGCATCCCCGCCATCCCCGAGGTCCGGTTCCACGCGCCCGGTGGGGCACCGGCCGGGATGGAGGTCCTGACCCTCGCCACGCTCCGCGCGAACGCCTGCGCCGACTCGATCTCCGCCACCCATCGCCCCGACTTCCACCACCTTCTCCGGCTGGAGAGCGGCTCGCTCCCCCTGATGGTCGACTTCGCGTCGTACCGGATGCTGCCGGGCGAGTGGCTGTGGGTGCGGCCCGGGCAGGTGCACCGCTGGGACGATCTGTACGGGGCGGAGGGCACGCTCGTCCTCTTCGAGGCGGGTTTCCCGGACCCCGCGACGAGTACGGCAGCACGGCTGGACGATCCTTTCGGTCCGACGGTACGACGCCTCTCGGAGGCGGGCGACGCGGCGGCCCGGCGGGCCCTGGACCAGCTGCACCAGGAGTACCGGGCGCTGCGCGGTGCGGACCCGGACGCCCAGGGCGCCTGGCTCCCGCCCGACGCCCACCTCTCCGTACTGCGCCACCTCCTCGCCGTACTGCTGCTGCGCCTCGCGCACACCGGGGAGCAGTCGGCGGGCTGCGACAGCCCGGACGCGTTCCTGCGCTTCCGGGCGGCGGTGGAACGGGACTTCGCGCGCACGCGGCGCGTCGACGACTACGCGCGGGAGCTCGGGTACGCGGCGCGCACCCTGTCGCGGGCGACGCTGTCGGCGGCCGGGGTCGGCGCGAAGGAGTTCATCGACCGGCGGGTGGTGCTGGAGGCCAAGCGGCTGCTCGCGCACAGCGACCACAGCGCGTCCCGGGTGGCGGCCCTGCTCGGCTTCCGGGACGCGGCGAACTTCGGGAAGTACTTCCAACAGCGCACCGGGGAGAGCCCGTTGGCCTTCCGCACCACGGCACGAGGCGGCGCCGTCTAG
- a CDS encoding PaaI family thioesterase translates to MNPTTEPPAPGTPDAAVTFDLTLAQKTLDAQPFSVLLGARITAFGGGDAVLELDARDDLRQQNGFLHGGVLAYAADNALTFAAGSALGPAVLTGGFSIQYIRPATGTTLIARASTVHGGRRQAVCRCELYVADEAGVETLCAVAQGTVLTVQKSG, encoded by the coding sequence ATGAACCCCACCACTGAACCTCCCGCACCGGGCACGCCGGACGCCGCCGTGACGTTTGACCTGACGCTTGCTCAGAAGACGTTGGACGCACAGCCGTTCAGCGTCCTGCTCGGTGCCCGCATCACCGCGTTCGGCGGCGGTGACGCCGTGCTGGAGCTGGACGCCCGGGACGACCTGCGCCAGCAGAACGGGTTCCTGCACGGCGGTGTCCTCGCCTACGCGGCCGACAACGCCCTTACCTTCGCAGCGGGTTCGGCCCTCGGCCCCGCCGTTCTGACCGGCGGATTCTCCATCCAGTACATCCGTCCCGCCACCGGCACCACCCTGATAGCCCGCGCTTCCACCGTGCACGGCGGGCGACGCCAGGCGGTCTGCCGGTGCGAGCTGTACGTGGCGGACGAGGCGGGCGTCGAGACGCTGTGCGCGGTGGCGCAGGGGACCGTCCTCACCGTGCAGAAGTCCGGGTAG
- a CDS encoding cytochrome P450, which yields MAIVDLRDRTEDFTANPYPYYEKLREAGPVHHVRTADVDEMWLVVGYEEGRKALADPRLSKNWRNSELWDPEQATAMSSNMLETDPPHHTRLRKLVAREFTARRVEAMRPRVQQIADDLVNSMTAKGSSATGAADLIDALAFPLPMTVICELLGVPDLDRDRFRAWSNEVVAPTGTEASAAAVSEMGGYLVELIEEKRRAPGEDLMSALIKARDEDGDQLSPDELVGMAFLLLVAGHETTVNLISNGVRALLDNPDQLAALRADFDGLIDGAVEEMLRYEGPVENATFRFTREDMELGGVVIPAGKPVLVSLASGDRDPDRYPEPDRFDIHRAPQGHLAFGHGIHFCLGAPLARMEGRIAIRTLLERCPDLALAADGGPVEWVPGLLIRGVRKLPVRW from the coding sequence ATGGCGATCGTGGATCTGCGGGACCGGACCGAGGACTTCACGGCGAATCCGTACCCGTACTACGAGAAGCTGCGCGAGGCCGGGCCCGTGCACCACGTCCGTACCGCCGACGTGGACGAGATGTGGCTGGTCGTCGGGTACGAGGAGGGCCGCAAGGCCCTCGCCGACCCCCGGCTCTCCAAGAACTGGCGCAACTCCGAGCTCTGGGACCCCGAGCAGGCGACCGCCATGAGCAGCAACATGCTGGAGACCGACCCGCCGCACCACACCCGGCTGCGCAAGCTCGTCGCCCGCGAGTTCACGGCGCGGCGCGTCGAGGCGATGCGCCCGCGCGTGCAGCAGATCGCCGACGACCTCGTCAACTCCATGACCGCGAAGGGGAGTTCCGCCACAGGGGCGGCGGACCTGATCGACGCACTCGCCTTCCCCCTGCCGATGACGGTCATCTGTGAACTCCTCGGCGTTCCCGACCTGGACCGCGACCGCTTCCGCGCCTGGTCCAACGAGGTCGTCGCGCCGACCGGTACGGAGGCGAGCGCCGCCGCCGTCTCCGAGATGGGCGGCTACCTCGTCGAACTGATCGAGGAAAAGCGCCGCGCGCCCGGAGAAGACCTGATGAGCGCGCTCATCAAGGCTCGCGACGAGGACGGCGATCAGCTCTCGCCCGACGAACTCGTGGGCATGGCCTTCCTGTTGCTCGTCGCGGGACACGAGACCACCGTCAACCTGATCTCCAACGGCGTCCGCGCCCTGCTCGACAACCCCGATCAACTCGCCGCCCTGCGAGCCGACTTCGATGGTCTGATCGATGGCGCCGTGGAGGAGATGCTGCGCTACGAGGGCCCCGTGGAGAACGCCACCTTCAGGTTCACCCGGGAAGACATGGAGCTCGGCGGAGTGGTCATTCCCGCAGGCAAGCCCGTGCTGGTCTCCCTCGCGTCGGGCGACCGGGACCCCGACCGCTACCCCGAGCCCGACCGCTTCGACATCCACCGCGCCCCGCAGGGCCACTTGGCCTTCGGGCACGGCATCCACTTCTGTCTGGGCGCCCCGCTGGCCCGCATGGAAGGCCGCATCGCCATCCGTACGCTGCTGGAACGCTGCCCCGACCTGGCCCTCGCCGCCGACGGCGGCCCGGTCGAATGGGTTCCCGGACTCCTCATCAGGGGCGTGCGCAAGCTGCCGGTGCGGTGGTGA
- a CDS encoding response regulator transcription factor, translated as MTTTPIRLLLVDDDPLVRAGLTFMLGGADDIEIVGEASDGSQVPQAIAQLKPDVVLMDIRMPVVDGLTATEAVRAEADAPEVVVLTTFHADEQVLRALRAGAAGFVLKDTPPAEIVTAVRRVAAGDPVLSPAVTQQLISHVAGTGGTEDRKGRARSRLDLLAEREREVAVAVGRGCSNAEIAAELYLSVPTVKTHVSRILAKLGLNNRVQIALLAHDAGLLDSTEG; from the coding sequence ATGACCACCACCCCGATCAGACTCCTCCTGGTGGACGACGACCCCCTCGTGCGCGCCGGACTCACCTTCATGCTCGGCGGCGCCGACGACATCGAGATCGTCGGCGAGGCATCCGACGGCTCCCAAGTGCCGCAGGCCATCGCACAGTTGAAGCCCGATGTCGTCCTGATGGACATCCGGATGCCGGTGGTCGACGGCCTCACCGCCACCGAAGCGGTACGCGCCGAGGCCGACGCCCCCGAAGTCGTCGTCCTCACCACCTTCCACGCCGACGAACAGGTGCTGCGCGCCCTCCGCGCAGGGGCGGCCGGGTTCGTCCTCAAGGACACCCCGCCCGCCGAAATCGTGACCGCGGTACGACGGGTGGCCGCGGGCGACCCGGTGCTGTCCCCGGCGGTCACCCAGCAGCTCATCTCCCACGTCGCCGGTACCGGCGGCACCGAGGACCGCAAGGGCCGCGCCCGGAGCAGGCTGGACCTCCTCGCCGAGCGTGAACGCGAGGTCGCCGTCGCGGTCGGCCGAGGCTGCTCCAACGCGGAGATCGCCGCCGAGCTGTACCTGAGCGTCCCCACGGTGAAGACCCACGTCTCCCGCATCCTCGCCAAACTCGGCCTGAACAACCGGGTCCAGATCGCCCTGCTCGCCCACGACGCCGGACTGCTGGACTCCACGGAGGGTTGA
- a CDS encoding sensor histidine kinase, with protein MSGQEYRWLLPSAMGGSELPGDGGDDKGGRGRDRVSGSVPDGGTGRRPRRTLRDWIVDLLMFLLAAAVGIMAMETVTDLGESRVVLLFDQIVGALACCALWLRRRWPTGVAAALAAVSAVAPTCSGAMVIALFGVTVHRPFKVAGSLAACSLATGALQSWLRPDPTVSLRAALVVTVVITLLVVGWGMFVRARRQLVASLRERTVRAETEAALRAEQAQRLAREAIAREMHDVLAHRLTLLSVHAGALEFRPDAPPAEVARAAGVIRDSAHEALQDLREIIGVLRSPGTGDEDRPQPTLVTLDALVAESRQAGMKVTLDNRIADPEAVPSAVGRNVYRIAQEALTNARKHAPGAEVALAVSGRPGGGITVSIHNPAPEGDVPRVPGSGQGLIGLTERAALAGGRLDHAREPDGGFRICAWLPWGP; from the coding sequence ATGAGCGGACAGGAGTACCGGTGGCTGCTGCCGTCGGCGATGGGCGGATCCGAGCTGCCCGGCGACGGGGGCGACGACAAGGGTGGCCGGGGACGGGACCGTGTGAGCGGTTCCGTGCCCGACGGCGGCACCGGCCGTCGGCCGCGCCGTACCCTGCGGGACTGGATCGTCGACCTCCTGATGTTCCTCCTCGCCGCAGCGGTCGGAATCATGGCGATGGAGACCGTGACGGACCTCGGCGAGTCCCGCGTCGTGCTGCTCTTCGACCAGATCGTCGGAGCCCTCGCCTGCTGCGCCCTCTGGCTGCGGCGGCGCTGGCCGACCGGTGTGGCGGCGGCCCTCGCCGCGGTGTCCGCCGTCGCGCCGACCTGCTCGGGCGCCATGGTCATCGCACTGTTCGGGGTCACCGTCCACCGCCCGTTCAAGGTGGCGGGTTCCCTGGCCGCCTGCTCGCTGGCCACCGGGGCGCTCCAGTCCTGGCTGCGCCCCGACCCGACGGTCTCCCTGCGGGCCGCGCTGGTCGTCACCGTGGTGATCACCCTGCTGGTCGTCGGCTGGGGCATGTTCGTCCGTGCCCGCCGCCAACTCGTCGCCTCGCTGCGCGAGCGCACCGTACGCGCCGAGACCGAGGCCGCACTCCGCGCCGAGCAGGCCCAGAGGCTCGCCCGCGAGGCCATCGCCCGCGAGATGCACGACGTACTCGCCCACCGGCTGACCCTCCTCAGCGTGCACGCCGGAGCCCTGGAATTCCGGCCCGACGCCCCGCCCGCCGAGGTCGCCCGCGCCGCCGGGGTCATCCGCGACAGCGCCCACGAAGCACTCCAGGACCTCCGCGAGATCATCGGCGTCCTGCGCAGCCCCGGCACCGGCGACGAGGACCGCCCGCAGCCCACCCTCGTCACCCTCGACGCCCTGGTCGCCGAGTCCCGCCAGGCAGGCATGAAGGTCACTCTCGACAACCGCATCGCCGATCCCGAAGCCGTCCCCTCGGCGGTCGGCCGCAACGTCTACCGCATCGCCCAGGAAGCCCTCACCAACGCCCGTAAGCACGCCCCCGGAGCCGAGGTCGCGCTCGCCGTCTCGGGCCGCCCCGGCGGCGGCATCACCGTCTCCATCCACAACCCCGCGCCCGAGGGCGACGTCCCCCGGGTTCCCGGGTCGGGCCAGGGACTCATCGGCCTCACCGAGCGCGCCGCACTCGCCGGAGGCCGCCTCGACCACGCGCGCGAACCCGACGGAGGGTTCCGGATCTGCGCCTGGCTACCGTGGGGACCATGA